One window of Elaeis guineensis isolate ETL-2024a chromosome 11, EG11, whole genome shotgun sequence genomic DNA carries:
- the LOC105032473 gene encoding thiol-disulfide oxidoreductase LTO1, whose amino-acid sequence MTSISAALAISHSPTLSFARTSPISTSPFKRTLGCPLKCWAGPSPEVDTEDSKKTSLWGISTSTWCAGLGTLGFLETGYLTYSKLTDSEAFCPVGGGSCSDVLNSDYSFVFGVPLPLVGMLAYGLVTLLSLQQTRKHLLNGLGEADARLILLGTTTSMATASAYFVYLLSTTFAGTSCSYCLISAVLSFILFFITVKDFGLEEIQKVVGLQLVIAGIVVSALTNSYTTATQQFSGSNDITLEPYEIKITSKSTPFAISLAKYLRSIGAKMYGAFWCSHCNEQKQMFGREAAKILDYVECFPDGAGKGRKMAKECSAVGIEGFPTWVIKDKVLSGEQELPALAEASGFILADFYPS is encoded by the exons ATGACGAGCATCTCCGCTGCCCTCGCCATCTCCCACTCTCCAACCCTCTCCTTTGCCCGCACTTCTCCCATCTCCACATCACCGTTCAAg AGGACACTGGGATGTCCACTCAAGTGCTGGGCGGGGCCTTCTCCAGAGGTGGATACGGAGgattcgaagaagacttcccttTGGGGCATTTCTACATCCACTTGGTGCGCGGGGCTTGGAACCCTTGGGTTCCTTGAGACCGGGTATCTTACCTACTCGAAGCTCACCGATTCTGAAGCCTTCTGCCCTGTCGGAGGCGGCAGTTGCAGCGACGTCCTTAACAGCGACTACTCCTTTGTTTTTG GTGTTCCTCTTCCGCTGGTTGGTATGCTTGCATATGGATTGGTTACATTGCTTTCTCTGCAGCAGACTAGGAAGCATTTGCTCAATGGACTTGGTGAAGCTGATGCACGCTTGATTTTACTTGGGACGACTACCTCAATGGCAACAGCAAGTGCTTATTTTGTGTATCTTCTAAGCACAACATTTGCTGGAACATCTTGTTCATACTGCCTGATCTCCGCTGTTCTATCCTTCATCTTGTTTTTCATTACTGTCAAG GACTTTGGTCTGGAAGAAATCCAAAAGGTGGTGGGTTTACAGTTAGTTATTGCCGGCATAGTTGTTAGTGCTTTAACAAATTCATATACAACAGCTACTCAACAGTTTTCTGG CTCAAATGACATTACTCTTGAACCATATGAAATTAAGATAACGAGCAAATCAACCCCATTTGCTATATCTCTTGCAAAATACCTGCGTTCCATAGGTGCTAAGATGTATGGAGCTTTCTGGTGCTCTCACTGTAATGAACAGAAGCAG ATGTTTGGGCGCGAGGCTGCAAAAATATTGGACTACGTTGAGTGCTTCCCCGATGGAGCTGGGAAAGGAAGAAAAATGGCAAAGGAATGTAGTGCTGTTGGTATTGAAGGCTTCCCGACATGGGTTATAAAAGACAAG gttttaaGTGGGGAACAGGAATTACCAGCTCTGGCAGAAGCATCTGGATTTATTCTTGCAGACTTTTATCCTTCTTAA
- the LOC105032474 gene encoding uncharacterized protein encodes MASPPSTPPYPKKLKMSSSSATASDADDGPVTAAADPAAAPRRRYKRRKVAIFLGYCGAGYQGMQKNPGARTIEGDLEEVLFLAGAIPEADRGLPRRYDWARAARTDKGVSAAAQVVSGRFYVDPPGLVARLNSHLPDQIRIFGFKRVTNSFNAKKFCDRRRYVYLLPVFALDPCAHPDREAVIASMGSGNELARCLECSERGRKVPGLMGREPRTSGGEERNDLDSGGVGGEDDSASNLNSETRVSTGCIGEDSNKANKAGNGEFESNKVQKSELGGSSAGGEHGGASDLNVKDETDEAKNGEIESGVDDGSAANSILDSIVDSGASKVEECSKLGNVDFVVEDKTIVETLVSMEEKGVETGVGDNTNGKQMAVRKSGFSYGDEERERFNRILKHYVGTHNFHNFTTRTKAEDPSARRYIISFSADRVVSIEGIDFVRCEVVGQSFMLHQIRKMIGLAVAVMRNCAPESLMDTALRKEVNINVPTAPEVGLYLDECLFTSYNQKWKDSHEELSMKAYAEEAEEFKMKYIYTHIASMEHKEGAVALWLHSLNYRNYPDFHFVETNKEHFDAGQTQVPQADNLRE; translated from the exons ATGGCCTCCCCTCCTTCCACCCCTCCCTACCCCAAAAAGCTCAAGATGTCCTCCTCCTCCGCCACCGCCTCCGACGCCGACGACGGCCCCGTCACTGCCGCCGCCGACCCCGCCGCCGCGCCCCGGCGGCGTTACAAACGCCGAAAGGTCGCCATTTTCCTCGGCTACTGCGGCGCCGGATACCAGGGCATGCAGAAGAACCCTGGCGCCCGCACCATCGAGGGCGACCTCGAGGAGGTCCTCTTTCTCGCCGGCGCCATCCCCGAAGCTGACCGCGGCCTTCCCCGCCGCTACGACTGGGCCCGCGCCGCCCGCACCGACAAGGGCGTCTCCGCCGCTGCCCAGGTCGTCTCCGGGCGCTTTTACGTCGACCCTCCGGGTCTCGTTGCCCGCCTCAACTCCCACCTTCCCGACCAGATCCGGATCTTTGGATTCAAGCGCGTCACCAACTCCTTTAACGCCAAGAAGTTCTGCGATCGCCGCCGGTACGTCTACCTCCTCCCTGTCTTCGCCCTCGACCCCTGCGCCCACCCCGATCGGGAGGCCGTCATCGCGAGCATGGGGTCAGGGAACGAGCTCGCCCGGTGCCTCGAGTGCTCCGAACGCGGCCGGAAGGTCCCCGGTCTCATGGGTCGAGAGCCGAGGACATCAGGTGGTGAAGAAAGGAATGATCTTGACAGTGGTGGAGTAGGTGGGGAGGACGACAGTGCCTCCAATTTGAATTCGGAAACTAGGGTTTCGACTGGTTGTATTGGCGAAGATAGCAACAAAGCTAACAAAGCTGGCAATGGCGAGTTTGAATCAAATAAGGTACAAAAATCCGAGCTTGGCGGCAGTTCAGCGGGTGGAGAGCATGGTGGCGCTTCTGATTTGAACGTTAAAGATGAGACTGATGAAGCGAAAAATGGTGAAATTGAATCTGGGGTAGATGATGGTTCTGCTGCTAATTCAATTCTAGATTCTATAGTCGATTCTGGGGCTTCTAAAGTCGAAGAATGTAGCAAATTAGGGAATGTGGATTTTGTAGTTGAAGATAAAACCATAGTGGAGACACTGGTTTCAATGGAGGAAAAGGGTGTAGAAACTGGAGTTGGTGATAATACTAATGGCAAGCAAATGGCTGTGAGAAAAAGTGGGTTCTCTTATGGGGATGAGGAGAGGGAGAGGTTTAACAGAATACTAAAGCATTATGTGGGAACTCACAACTTCCATAACTTCACGACAAGAACTAAGGCCGAAGACCCCTCTGCTCGGAGGTATATTATTTCCTTCAGTGCTGATCGTGTCGTTAGTATTGAGGGGATTGATTTTGTCAGGTGTGAGGTCGTTGGTCAGAGTTTCATGCTTCATCAGATACGCAAGATGATTGGCCTTGCTGTTGCAGTGATGAGGAACTGTGCACCGGAGTCATTGATGGATACAGCATTAAGAAA GGAAGTAAACATTAACGTGCCAACTGCACCTGAGGTTGGATTGTACCTGGATGAATGCCTTTTCACTTCTTATAACCAGAAGTGGAAGGATTCGCATGAGGAGTTGTCCATGAAAGCTTATGCAGAAGAGGCTGAGGAGTTTAAGATGAAGTACATATACACTCACATAGCATCTATGGAGCACAAAGAAGGAGCTGTGGCATTGTGGCTTCACTCCTTGAACTACCGTAATTACCCTGATTTCCATTTTGTGGAGACAAATAAGGAGCATTTTGATGCAGGACAAACTCAAGTTCCTCAAGCAGATAACTTGAGAGAGTGA